The following DNA comes from Grus americana isolate bGruAme1 chromosome 13, bGruAme1.mat, whole genome shotgun sequence.
CTCTTCTTTCATAAGACAAATACTTTTTGTAACCAAATCACATGTTCCAAGTGTTGTACATTTAAACACTGACCTAAAATGAACAAATTTAACACAAGAAAGGTGTTATCcagaagtgaaaaatgtgaTAGCACAgccctttttttattaattttttttttttttttacattttttttttctcttctctccataAGCGACCCAAAATACGCCCACAATTCAATCATACCCTTCCCCTGGAGCTGTAGCAGTCTCGGTACGAAGTTCTCCTTTGGACACCCACCTCGGTAAATGGAGAATTGGTCCCTGGTGACTTGGCACTGACCACCAGCACCTCAACGTAAGGATACACCCCTTCGAACAACGGAACGAATCGAAGCAGCACACAAGTGAATTTTTATCATTCCTATTACTTCTTCTGTGTATGAAGGCCCCAGATGACGCCCAGCAGCTCGTCCTGGGACTGCGATCCTGCAAACGCCACCAGTTGCTGTCTGAATAACTGGCTACCGGCTTCCACGACCATCTGGAAGTTGTTTCGGTCCATAATTCTCAGTCTTCTACATCGCCTCGTGTAGCATTTAGTCAATGCTGCAAGATCGCTGTTTTCATGTCATGAACCATAACGggattttgttaatattttgtcttagcaggggaaaaaaaaaaaaaaacaaaaacaaaccaaaaaaatcacagaaagaaaagtatgGTTCAGGGTTATAAAGCAGCTCTGGACATTATGAAGCAGGGAATTCTTTTTATCatgattaaaattttaaacattttagcATAATCATAAATTAAGAGTTAAAACACAGAGGCgctaataataaaatattaaatagacAATGATAGTGGATAAAAGCTGAATGGCTCATTCTGAATGAAACCCCATTATTTTATATACGCCTAAATGCCTACGGGTTTCCTGACTAGATCGTATTGCTGAGTGACAGACACATCAAAACACACAGCGAAGCTTCTCATAGCCAGTTGGAACGATACACTGCCTGATGGAATGGCGAGAGATGAACGAGTTCTTTATGTTGCAAAAAGTACTTAAATACTCAATAAAGACATAAcaaaccccaccccaccccactgTTATCAGACGCCACGTTGTGGTAGAACATCAGACAAACTCACAAATTTACCACAAAAATGTGTggcaaaaagaatattttatatatatgtatatatataaatttttatatttatgccAATGTACTCACTCAGTACAAATAGCAAAATAGTATACCATTTCCTAAATACAAAATATAGCTTtccaaaaaaatgaaacacacatTAGATATAAACCATCCAAAACTTGAACGATTGAAAACTGTATTCAAAATTAAATGACCCAGAGCAGGTCTCTTTCTGAAAAGTTCCCTTCATATCGGCAAGAAGCCTTACTACTGAAAACGTAATTCAATGCCTCtcaatgagagagagaaagagagagacagaaagagagagtgAACGTGATGACAGACCGACAAACAGGGAGAACcattaaacaaacagaaactcTACACGGCTCAACTACGCACACAAGGTAcggggcaaaaaaaaaaaaaccgacACGGTGAACAGACTACAGGAACTGAAAAACTACGTACAGACTgttctttgttatttaaaataacaaaaatgaagaatgacGTGATACCAACTACTCTCTACCAAGGCGTAATAGCCGTACGTGACAGCTGTTTGGCTCTAACCGCTGCGACAGCTTTCtacctgcaggaggaggaggacagatATCCGACTGAGGCCGTGGTGAGCGAGCACAAAACTGTCCGCATAGTTGGAGCACCCAAAAAATTCACAAGCCTCACAATACAACTGCATGGTCTGGAGTGGGTTGTTTTTACATTCGGTAACATCAGTCActggtattttatttaactttttctctttaatcGAAACATGACAATCTAGAAACTAGACTTGGGGGATTGttggtagggaaaaaaaaaaaaatcactttgaaacTGCAATGAGCTCTATATGCTACGAAGATGCAACAGCTCAGGATGCAGTGAAACTTTCAAGGATGCCTCCAAATGATGTAATTTGCCCCCTACTTGGAGTAATGTCAAGCTGAAGGTTTGCATCAGTAAGAGCTGGAAACGGACTGGTTAAGGGGGATTCCTGCATTGAGAAGGCAGTGGAGAAattgcttcctctttccttaGTCCTTGATTATTTGTCAAAGCTTCTACTGACTAAGCAATTTTACGTCATAGATTCCTAAAAGCTGCTTCTGATCGTTAAAGCCAGTAGGATATTTacgtcttttttaaaaatgcaatatgaaactgagggagagaggaggaaaaccatgaaaagaaagaaagggagaaggctGGTTTGAGAACGGCTAACGCAGCTTTGCCGAGCTCTAACCCATACAATCAGAGTGAGACACAGAGCAGTTCTTTCCTCGGCCAGGCAGAACGTTCCTTTCAAGCTGAAGGTATTTTAGTGGGTAAGATTTTAAGAGCAAACTGTAACTGAAAGCTCCCCTTCGTTCCTTCCTGCTGTTAGAGCCACCAAAGCCTTGCTCTATGTACAGTTACACCTAAAAGACACGGAAAACCGTTAATCGCCTGCTCAGATGGGAAGCACCCACCTCTGGCTAGCTACAGGAGCAATTCTCTGCTTGTTTATTACAGTTAGCAATATTTTTCATCGCCACCTACTGCGATTACAAAATCGCAGCGTTAGCTGTCCGCTGGACTGTAAAACACGCGATCCCTTCACGTACTGACAGCTACGAGTCGTGACTCGTGTCACAGGCGTTCGATGTTTCTGCTTCAGAAGCTTTTCTAGTCAAAAGAGGGGAcgtgaagaaggaagaggagggaaaaaaagtaaacgTGGTAACATGGATTACCTTCTAACGACAATAATAACTGACCAGGTATGCTTTACACTGAAGAGCACCCCACTGTTAATGAGGTCTAGGACTCTAGTAACAGTACAATCCCATGCCCTAGTAAAACAAAGCATAGCTTTTCAGCATTATTGGCACTACAAATCCCAAATACTACGGTCACAGCCTTAGGTGCTAGACGCTGCAATTGGCCACGTGTGTGCTCTTTAGAGAAGAGGGCCACTTTTTGACAGAAGCAATCAGTTCCACACAGCCTAATCCAGAGTTGGAAGGTCTGAGAGGATCTGGGAAatcatcactttttttcttcacggaatttctgcaggaaaaaacaagcaagcaaaaaagtTAGGCGTAACCAACAAAAGTCATCCTCTCACTTCTGTGTAGTTCATTCCTCTTGGAAGTGTCCTTCACAAGCAGACATGAAATATGAGTATCAAATGCAGCACTCACAGAGCAGGAttactctttcctttttttttttttttttgaagttcaaTAACTTCATATACAAAACAGTTTAGATTAGAAAATGAAGTATCGCTTAAGTGGAACTCATGGGGGATGTCGGATGGCAACACCGTTAACTAGAGCCAAGCTACACAACGCTAGATTCCAGAGTCCTCTGGGTCTTGGTACTCATCTGCAGGCAAAGCCTCTTCCAGCTCTCAGGAAAAGGCACCTTCCAAGAGCAGAACGCTTCCCAATACAGCTGATCGTGGCAGCTGACTGTTTTGAGTAACTCTTCATTCTAGCCACCGCTGTTGTATGTGTAATTCAGCATTACTGGTATTTTAGCTGAGAACAGAATACAATCACTAGAAAGAACAGTGATACACGCCGAAGTAAAGACTTACGGAACAAAAGTATGCATGGCAGGAAagaacccaaaaccccaccacgTTACTTACTTGACTAATTAAAACGAGCCAGCCATATTGTTCCCCTGGTTTTGCAATGACACAAGCAGATCGTCTATTTTCTCAATATTCTGGTTGGTTGCCATAGCTGAAGGCAGCGGAGGAGTCTCGGCTATCTGCTGGGAGAGCAGCGCTGGCACGGCTGCTTGTCCCTCGCTCTGTGGCTGACCTGGCTGACTTATCGCCATCAACTCCTCCGGCAACGTGGCTGGTCCAGAAGTTAGCAGCTGCCCACAGTCTGTTAAGCAGGAAGCAAAGAACAAAGGACCATTTAAATTTGGTTAATATGTGCACTGAATTAACCAACTTTTTTATATATCTCCATATTGACTATAAAGCATGTAAAAGTTAGGTGCGCTTGTGTCCACACGACCACCTCTGCTCACCACTCCCTCAGGATGCAAGCGGACGTTCAAGGTGTACATACTGAATGTGGGGACTCTGCATTATGAGCAAACACTGTTAACAGCGCAGAGGACAGCGCTTAGgtagaagaaaaccaaaatgcataGCGTAATAAGCGTTGAATATGCCCATCCTTTGTCTGTCTTAAATTACTGATGTGTCTTCTTCAGTCCAGTCAAGGTATTCACCTGCTCCTCCTGTAGATCTGCAAATGGTTCACACCTCCTACCGTTAGCGTTATTTTCAGCTGCGCGAAGGGCTTGGCTGTACACTGCCTGATCGTCCAGGAGTTCATACACAAAGCACGCGTTCAGGTACAACCGCAGACCACACAGCTATGGCTTTCTTTCCAGATCTTTTATAAGATGCTGTAATCATCATCTGCACCCTCCGGAGCTTCACAGGTACGTACAGCCCTTCACAGACAGCTGAAAGGATCTGCGTCCCAAAGAGCTTGTCAGAGAGGCTAGACTCAAGAGAGGAGGTTGGAAAAGTGCAGGCTTATGAAGTTAAAGGGGTTTCAAACACACTGCAACAGACACTTTTCTGGACCATGCAGCTTCAaacatctttgcttttcttcaccaACGCGTGGAGAAAGGCATTGCATGAATTGTGGAAACCAAATGCAGCAAGAGAAGGATGAGCGGCGCTGTCTTTAGAAGgcataacctttttttttttaaacatgtgcGTAcgtgtattttatatattatttgtaTATGTGTTATTACTAATATTATATACATTACATATACTTATTTCTATATAGATATACATACAATTCTAAGTTGGTTTTGTCATGTGTTAATCCCAAGTGTAAGACCACCAACAGGTACTTACGCTATGAGTTCTCACGCAAAATCGGCAACATTCAGAGCAGCACGATGAGTACGTATATTCTGAATTGTAGTGCCacattacttattttttttaaatatcttagaATTGAACAACCATTGCCTAATTAGTAGCTCTTCCAGATCGTAAACTCAGAATCAGACATCTACCACTTACTGTTCTGAATGCCAAACAGGAATATTCCTGATGTTTGCTGAGATGAAGCAGGAGAATTCTGCAGCTGGTTGATGGCACCTCCTGCTGTGTTGTGAAATAAAGCAgcttgctgctggggaggagaagcagtTCCTTGCATTCCTGCCATGCTGTTTTGAGAAGAGTACATCGgagactgctgcagctcttgctgGCTCATACTGTTCTGCAAGGCAGACATGGAAGCTGAAGAGATGAAGAGGGTGACTTGTTGCTCTTGAGAACTTGGTGACCCTTGGACCAACTGAATCTGGGGTGAGTTATGGAAGATGGCTGGCTGCTGTGCTTCAGCCTGGTTGGATCCAGGATTCTGAAGAGAAGACACTGTAGTCTGACTCTGGAATTGCatgggctgctgctcctggttCATTGATGCCATGTTAGTCTGCGGATGAAAAATGGACTGGCCTTGCTGCTCCTGATTGGTAACTGGGTTTTGATTTGGATTGAAaatcatgttttgcttttgagaaGCAATTGTACTCATTGCGTTTTGATTGCTGAATATCATgttctgctgttgctgctgctgctgttcttgagATGGAGGACTACTCTGAATAGCGACTATCGAATGCTGGGGCTGGAAGATAGCTCCTTGTTGGTTCTGGGGAATTGAACTGGATGGGATGGAGCCTAATGACACTTGAGACTGAAACAAACCTTGCTGAGCAGGTTGTGTCTGGGGCTGTTCTTGGGGAAGCATAGAACTCTGGATATGAGATATCTGCgtctgctgctgaaaagaagCCTGCTGTTCGGTGTTCGTTGCTgtctgaagaggagaaatggaaTTTGGGCTTGTAAAGAACGACATCTGTTCTTCCTGAGTTGCAGGGTTGCTCATTGAACTCTGGGAAAGGAACATGTTGGCAGACTGCTGGTCTTGAGAAACTGAAGAGCTCTGCAATACACCCATGGCGTTCTGTGAGTGGAACATCGGAGGCTGCAGTTGGTCCGAGGAATTAGTACTGGTCTGGTTGTGGACAATGGAATTCGGACTATGAAAAATAGAGCCTTGTGTTTCCTGTGATATATTCTGAGTATCACCAATAGGATTCTGAGAGTGGAAAAGCTGAGCTTGTGAATGTGGAGACTGCTGCATAAAGCTTCCCGACTGGATAGACATGATTTCTCCACCCTGCTGGAACAGACCACCTCCTTGCTGTTGAGCTCCGCTCGCCTGAACAGTCATCATGTTTTTGGTGGACGAAAAGAGATTAACTTGAGATTGACTTTCTCCACTGTGCTGCATTTGAACCATGGTCTGGAATACAGTACTTTGCATCTGTTTACTCTGTCCTGAAGCTTCTTCTCCATCTGCAGAATTTGATGCCTGAAACATAGTAGGCCCGTTGTTGGAgacctgctgctgagcagcaggagtAGCCTCACTTCCAGAAACACCAGGAGATGACGAGAATAATTCACACTGCATTTGCATGTCTTCGCTTGTCGATAGCCCACTCATTATGTGAGAAGCCTGCTGGTAAACAGGTGATTGCTGGAGGGCTCCATTCCCTGAAGTTGTTGAAGAGAACAAATCAGACTGCATCTGTGTTGCAGCCTGGCAAATGTTTTGTTGGATTCCTATCACCATTGCCGCAGAAGTCTCCAtcgcctgctgctgctgctgctgttgctgctgctgttggttGGACAATGCATTTTCAGGCTGAGAGTGAACATTTTCAGCTCGTCCGGGCAAAAGGTTCTCTGGTCTGGAATGGACAGCCGTGTCCGATGAGGAAAATATCCCGGAATTGACGCTATTTTGTATCTGGCTAACTTGCTGAAAGATATCTGCATTTAGCTGATCCTGAACATCCTCACTGCTGTCTGAACcagaaaataagacagaagaTAACTGCTGTTGAGCTTCCAATACCTGTTGCACCAAGTCAACATTTCTATTGCTGCCAGTGGCAGTGTTAGTTGGAAAGTTCCCAGCTTGCAGTTGCTGAATAGTGTTCTGTAACTGGCTCACGCCGCTTGCCGATGAGAAAATACTTGATGGAATCTGTTGCTGCAACGCCTGTGCTGGTTCCGAGAGCGTAGACTGTTGTTGTTGTGATGCATCAGTTAATTGCGACAAAGTGACTACTGTGCCGTCTGACTGCAGGACTTCCCTGGGCTGGGAATCTCTGGTTTGGAACTGTGCAGCTTGCTGCAATAATGCATCGCTGTTCTGCAGCTGACCCGGAGTAGAGACTGCTGAAAAGCTACCAGGCTGGGAGATGTCCTGTGTTTGGATAGTAGTTAGTGTCTCTGGATTATACACCTTCGGCTGTAtttgttgctggttttcattttcagaaggtAAATGGGAAGCAGAAGTTGATATGCCGGACATACTGTTTTCCAATGTCTGTTGAGTTGGTCCAACCACATTTGAAGCCTGAAAAGAGCAATACATTAAGAAATTCGTAAACTTACTCGGGTTACACTTGTAAAATTTCCACCAATCCACTGTGTTCAGGAAAGATCAGATGGAAGATTTGATGGCTATGTATCTCTCCATACATaaccaaacaagcaagcaaacgACTAGCAGCGGAAATGCTACTTCAAGGAAGGAGTCAAGGTACAATTTACTGAAAGCAATGCTAGGAAGGGATTAAAGTAATATTCTTACAGTAATTTACTAGTTCTGTGtcacaggacaaaaaaaaaattcacagcatCACTAACCAATCAATCTGTTTGACTGTGGGAACAAGGCAGGTTACTCTCAGAGGAAATCATCTCATTTTAATCACGCTCTGTCATCGTGTGCTTTGCCCAGACCGATCTCAGCCATGACATTCTCCCTGTGTGTTACTCTGCTCCACTGTTAGAACACGGACTGACGAGTGACATAACTAAGATGTAACTATTAAAGCTACAGTCTTCAGATCCCAATCCAACTTACCTTGAAGACAGGGGGAGATCTTTTCTCTGCACTTACTTCCATTGGAGCCACGTCTTCATTCTTAATCATACTGCTTGGCATGAGCGGAGTTATCAAGGCACTAGGAAGAATGTTTACCTTCTCCAGGTTACAGCCAGTGGCCTTCACTGCTGCAGtcacaaatacaaataaaagcagGGCAATGGAACGTGAACGTTCACCATACAAACAGAGGGCTTCTAGCGGTGCTCTGCTTCCCGTTTCACTTTTCAGCCCTACCGTAAGAGCTCTCATCCTCATACGAGATGCTAATATGCGGAGAGATCACTGCAAACATTTGGATACTTCAAATAATCCTAGAAAACCTGttgaaaggttatttttaagaCTAACGGCAATGTTGCAGTTTTTCTTCCGTTTTGTGTCTTTCTAGACCAGGACAGCCATCCGCTGACTGCTTAAACTACAAACATAAAAGCTGAAGACATCTTTCCACAGATTATCAGATTTTAAACTTTACTGCACTTTAACTGTACCACTTCTTGATTTCACTCtgaaaaaatgtctcttttcaGACAGCCATGAGAACAGAGTGCTCAAAGCACTCAGACTGTAGTTTTGTTCTGTTAAATGACTAATCAAGTAAAACCTTGATAAATCTGcatgccagctctgcagcaagagCAAATTGTTATTTTGCCTTTGCAGTGCCtattttttctagatttttttaaaaagtgggaaGGTGGTTTCTTACAATGAGTTagctctttttaatttttcctgatCCACATAAAAAACATTACATAAGCTATCTTTGCTGTAAGTGAAATTAACTTTCTTGATTCCAAATACCGCTGAAATTGCTCATAAAACAAACCAATCGGGAAGCCTGTAAAAACCAAAGATCCTTACGTATTTTCAAGTAAATTTAAGAATTAATcttcaaatttaaatttcacAATAACGTGGCAGTAAAATTTCTGCACGTTTACATCAACAGTCTGCCCTGTCCTCAGGTAACAGTCCTTGTGTGTTTATTCTATGTAAACCAAAGACTCTCTCctcaaatgttattttctgtcttcaacAACTTCTCAGCCGTCAGTATGGCCACAGTTGTCAACATACCGACAGCCACAAagcccctctccctcctgttCACGCACAGCTTTGGGGCGGCTCCAGAAACACGAGCCCCGGGACCTGACGcgctgggctgtgctggcagggaaCACGATTCCAGTGAGACTATTCTAAAATACGTCTACTTCAGACAGTGTACTTAAAGAAAGCAGTCAGTATTTTTCTATGCGATAGTCATAATTTATAAGCTTTTCTCTTCTATGTGCTTAATCATGTTGTGTTCAttggaaacaataaaaaaaaaggtcattaaAAAATATCCCAATGCTATAAGATTAGATGCTGGCAATGGTATGACCGTTCACAGTGACTTATTTGcttggaagaatgaaaaaaagaagtgagattaataatgaaaaagaagtttcaaaagcaaagaaacactgTTGGGTTTGGTCTTTTACTATGCTGTTGTAACACTTAGTTTAGACTTTCTGAATAGTTACCGTCTTATCAAGGCACACCCaccctctttttcccttttctcccaaAGCTGGAAACTGAAACCACCATTAACCACTTAAAAACAATGCTCCAGCACTGCTTCAGTGTGAGAAGGCAAAGACCTGAACTACACGGTTATCGGTACACCCCCCTCTCCCTCAAGTTTTACACAACAGCTTAGAATTATAAATTTGTTGTCCTGAAATCTAACTTGTCATTGAAGCCTGTCAAATCTGCAGTCTCTCAAAATGTCAGAGCTAAGAATCTGTAATGGCTCTGGGAAGCCGCCCTTCGGTTTTTTAACATATGCaggtttaaattatttttagagaatATTCACAGATTCCCGAGACAAACATTAAAGCTGCctgggatgggaagggaaaggcCCTGCAGCCCAGTACGTAACTGTACGTGTCCCTGGCCACAACAGTTTATTCTGTTTGGCTGCTGGAAATGATGCCACTTAAGGAATGATGAATTCTAGGATTTTCTCCCcgtgaaaggcagcagaaaggaagcagcagcccaCTGGGTCCCCACCTGGTCTTCATCATTTCAGAACAGTGAGGAAGGACGGGCTGGGACATATGCAGAGACAAAGTACATAAAGCAGACGGAACTGTCTGACCTCTGGTTCACGCTCAACCTTGAGCAGAACAGGTACAGGAATGAACCGTCACAAAAGAGCTGGCTAGCAGAAAACCCACACAAGAAAGTAAATCAAGATGTATCGCATAAATTAAATGGAGGACGTGAAGCAACAGAAAGAGCACATTGTGTTCTTAGGAACAGCAGATGTTTCTCCTGAAACAGTTGGTATCTTCCCCTGGTTAAGCTTCCATACTAAATTAGATGGATGACAGGCTTGCCCTGATCCATCAGTTattattttcctcatcttttaAATCTTGCTACTAGAAGTCTTACGAGCCCTTTGACTAGCTTGTTTCATTGCCCTAAATATTTTTGCGTATTTCTCCCCCAAATATTCTCTGCAGGTTTAAACTCATCATATCTTGCATTATCCTCCCTAACGAGTTGTAAAGTCAACTTGTAAATATATCCCCTGCCAAGACTAAGCTATTAACTTCAAACATGAGCTTCACAATTTTAACCTGAAGCTATGGATTCCTATCAAACTTGTGATCACATTGTTAATTTGCTTACCTTTCAACCTGCTTTCACCAGAGCTGGCTATGGAAATTTCCATTAACCTTTGGACACTGCTATAGTTTTAACAatcaaagaagaaacatttccttcctctACTTTATTTCAATATTGGGAGGATCAATTCACTTCACACTTAAAAACCAGGCAAACCTAAAACTTGCTCCCTCAGAACAAAAGCCGAACTTTGCATGGACAGAATGGTCCGGGGAAAAACCTCACTGAAGGGAGGGAGTTGAAATCGCCAGAATCAGCGTTCGGAACTAGACCCACTGAAAGCAGTCTTCTAAAACCACTGGGCAGCTTCCCAAAAATACCGAGTTGGCATATTCCTGTTTTCCAGGACTCGGttcttcccccccacacctttATGTGGGTTTTTGCTTAAATTAACACTACACAGTTTCTAAATCCTTTGCATTAACTGCCATCTTaggcttctttctctttcttcttcccttgcaAGCATATTAAATGAAGATTAGACAGCAGGGCCTGaggcatgaaaacaaaattatcattttttttataatattcttttgcaaagcttttgtTCTATACTAGCTCATGTTAAAATATACTTAAAGGAATTCAGAACCAGAAAGCAAACCTCACTCTAAGAACATGGCCAGATTTTATAAGCACAGACTTATCTTCACATTCATTCCTCCAAATTTGGGTAGGAATTTATAGTTAAATTATTAACAACAATGATAAGAATCAATTTAGTACCTTTTATAGCCTCTTGAAAAGAACAatgtggggctgggctggagaTTTCCTTCTTCACGTTAACATTCAGAGTACCAGCTGTTGAGACAAAACACATTGAAAGCTTCCTTATgttaaaacaacaaacaagcaaaaaaccccaaagcaaaccaaaacgGTTACTTATACCTGAAAGAAACTAAGGTTCTTTGAAACCCAGAGAAACATTCCGAGTTGTACATAAACTTTCTGTTTGTGGCTGTGAATGCACCAACGATCACAGTGCCTGAAAGATCATTTTCACTTCCAAAAATGAAAGAGCCAGTCAGCAATTGTACCATGTATtgtagagaaattaaaatacaggatACGGTCAAACTTCACCATTCCTGAGGATAAAGCTTGGTGCTATTTTTTGGTTGTATTTGGTGCCCTCTATGTACTACGTCTACTTCTTTTCCCCACTCAGCTTCGTTTTGAATCCTATACTACAAATGGATGGTAGTTCACAAGAACGGCTGTCTCCGTGCAGCTGAAATGTGAGTTACCCGCCACATAAGTGAGAAAAGCCAAGCCTTTaggttttattatttaacaATTGCAAACCTCGCCAGCAAGAGGAGTTTGAAAAGATCCACGTTACTTAACCGTTCTGTTGTATGGACTAGATACTATGAAATCAGAAATGAGATGCTTAGCAGGTGAAACTGTCCACTCCTTCCCCCAGATTTCTGTGTTACATACATGTATCTGGAGTGTAGGTAAATGGCTGCACATCGTGTGATCTTCCAGCATTGGTCACCACATATATTCCCACAGAAACAGCTGAGGTTATTTGCTGGTCATGATATGGTGGCACCTTCACAATAAGGTGATTctgcaatgcaaaaataattttaaaatcatattagAAACCTTACTTCACTACTATTGACCTTAATTGTATTTAcatccatcaaaaaaaaaaaaaaaagaaacagactgACAAAACACCCCAGAAAGCAAAGACATTGGGGGAAACATGATCAAGTTACACTTTCAGTAACTAACTTGTGCTAGAAATGTGAATAATCTGCCGATATGATGCTCAGTGGCAACTTACAGCTTAaacagaaggggaagaaaggagagacaCACAAAGGCCCCAAACATAAGCTCATGCCCCACATGCCTTACTGAACTGCAGTCAGTTTGCCATCAAACGCTGCTGGACTCCCCACTTCCCTGTTCTGCTGAATCAGGTCTTTGTACCCAGTGCGAACGGTTTTGTGTTACACTTAAGCACCTTTAACACTGGGCAGACATCGCACAATAGGCTTGCAGTCATTCATCACCAGTAACAGCCACCAGTGACCGGCTGGCCGTTCCCCAGCTATCTATCCCACAAGAAGCGAGAAATCTTTTCTACGCGTGGAATGCTGCCGTCAG
Coding sequences within:
- the NFAT5 gene encoding nuclear factor of activated T-cells 5 isoform X1; this translates as MPSDFISLLSADLDLESPKSLYSKESVYDLLPKELQLPPSRETSVASMSQTSGGEAGSPPPAVVAADASSAPSSSSMGGACSSFTTSSSPTIYSTSVTDSKAMQVESCSSAVGVSTRGVSEKQLTSNAVQQQQSTPKRHTVLYISPPPEDLLDNSRMSCQDEGCGLESEQSCSMWMEDSPSNFSNMSTSSYNDNTEVPRKSRKRNPKQRPGIKRRDCEESNMDIFDADSAKAPHYVLSQLSTDSKGNSKAGNGASENQKGAGGKKTPMLCGQYPTKSEGKELKIVVQPETQHRARYLTEGSRGSVKDRTQQGFPTVKLEGHNEPVVLQVFVGNDSGRVKPHGFYQACRVTGRNTTPCKEVDIEGTTVIEVGLDPSNSMTLAVDCVGILKLRNADVEARIGIAGSKKKSTRARLVFRVNITRKDGSTLTLQTPSSPILCTQPAGVPEILKKSLHSCSVKGEEEVFLIGKNFLKGTKVIFQENVSDENSWKAEAEIDMELFHQNHLIVKVPPYHDQQITSAVSVGIYVVTNAGRSHDVQPFTYTPDTSGTLNVNVKKEISSPAPHCSFQEAIKAVKATGCNLEKVNILPSALITPLMPSSMIKNEDVAPMEVSAEKRSPPVFKASNVVGPTQQTLENSMSGISTSASHLPSENENQQQIQPKVYNPETLTTIQTQDISQPGSFSAVSTPGQLQNSDALLQQAAQFQTRDSQPREVLQSDGTVVTLSQLTDASQQQQSTLSEPAQALQQQIPSSIFSSASGVSQLQNTIQQLQAGNFPTNTATGSNRNVDLVQQVLEAQQQLSSVLFSGSDSSEDVQDQLNADIFQQVSQIQNSVNSGIFSSSDTAVHSRPENLLPGRAENVHSQPENALSNQQQQQQQQQQQAMETSAAMVIGIQQNICQAATQMQSDLFSSTTSGNGALQQSPVYQQASHIMSGLSTSEDMQMQCELFSSSPGVSGSEATPAAQQQVSNNGPTMFQASNSADGEEASGQSKQMQSTVFQTMVQMQHSGESQSQVNLFSSTKNMMTVQASGAQQQGGGLFQQGGEIMSIQSGSFMQQSPHSQAQLFHSQNPIGDTQNISQETQGSIFHSPNSIVHNQTSTNSSDQLQPPMFHSQNAMGVLQSSSVSQDQQSANMFLSQSSMSNPATQEEQMSFFTSPNSISPLQTATNTEQQASFQQQTQISHIQSSMLPQEQPQTQPAQQGLFQSQVSLGSIPSSSIPQNQQGAIFQPQHSIVAIQSSPPSQEQQQQQQQNMIFSNQNAMSTIASQKQNMIFNPNQNPVTNQEQQGQSIFHPQTNMASMNQEQQPMQFQSQTTVSSLQNPGSNQAEAQQPAIFHNSPQIQLVQGSPSSQEQQVTLFISSASMSALQNSMSQQELQQSPMYSSQNSMAGMQGTASPPQQQAALFHNTAGGAINQLQNSPASSQQTSGIFLFGIQNNCGQLLTSGPATLPEELMAISQPGQPQSEGQAAVPALLSQQIAETPPLPSAMATNQNIEKIDDLLVSLQNQGNNMAGSF